One Chthoniobacterales bacterium DNA segment encodes these proteins:
- a CDS encoding TonB-dependent receptor, translated as MDKDLLTTNRKALQVNLDLAKYGTLAEIGAGQEVARYFFQAGGAAGTIAKSISAYDMKFSDDIYGKSARYVSRERLDMMLDREYELLVERLGETRGPTTTFFVFADTVSARNFKGTNECHGWMGFRFQKAPHAEPSDICIHVRMWDRENVLQQQALGIAGVNLIYGGFFYRDEPETFIKSLIDNLSTERIEVDMIRFSGPDFTSVDNRLMSLLLVQHGLTNAVLFGPNHDVIQPSELLYKKAILVERGSFRPVTNVNMDMLDCALAQFIQEPAVKDAKVEVLMEITMHNLLSLGSLDHLDFLARVDAISALGHNVLISNYSEYYRLTSYFRRYTKEMIGVALGINNLLEVFNEKYYESLEGGILESFGRLFRNAVKLFVYPMRQSAYDYYTRMQGEELKDSPASNINHALTKTVLIKATNLQVPSNLSNLYLHLLENGYIENIVGYDTSILDVFSRDVLKKIAAQDATWEQMVPQPVADLIKQRHLYGYLDAVPAVT; from the coding sequence ATGGACAAGGACCTGCTCACCACCAATCGCAAGGCGCTCCAGGTTAATCTGGATCTGGCAAAATACGGCACACTCGCCGAGATCGGCGCCGGACAGGAAGTCGCCCGCTATTTTTTCCAGGCGGGCGGAGCGGCGGGTACGATCGCCAAATCGATCTCAGCCTACGACATGAAGTTCAGCGACGATATCTACGGAAAATCGGCGCGCTATGTTTCCCGCGAACGGCTCGACATGATGCTGGATCGAGAATACGAACTGCTCGTCGAGCGACTTGGCGAGACGCGTGGTCCGACCACTACTTTTTTCGTCTTTGCCGACACCGTTTCCGCCCGCAACTTCAAAGGGACAAATGAATGCCACGGTTGGATGGGTTTCCGATTTCAGAAGGCCCCTCACGCGGAGCCGAGCGACATCTGCATCCATGTCCGCATGTGGGATCGCGAAAATGTCTTGCAACAACAAGCCCTCGGCATCGCGGGAGTCAACCTAATCTACGGCGGATTTTTTTATCGCGATGAGCCGGAAACTTTCATCAAGTCGCTCATCGACAATCTTTCCACTGAGCGAATCGAAGTGGACATGATTCGGTTCAGCGGCCCGGACTTCACCAGTGTGGACAACCGGCTGATGTCGCTCTTGTTAGTACAGCACGGACTCACCAATGCCGTGCTCTTCGGACCCAACCACGATGTTATCCAGCCATCCGAGTTGCTCTACAAGAAAGCGATCCTAGTCGAACGCGGCAGCTTCCGTCCGGTGACGAATGTTAACATGGACATGCTCGATTGCGCCCTGGCTCAATTCATTCAGGAACCCGCCGTGAAGGACGCAAAGGTGGAAGTCTTGATGGAGATCACGATGCACAATCTCCTGTCGCTCGGATCACTCGATCATCTGGACTTTCTGGCTCGTGTGGACGCCATTTCAGCACTTGGACACAACGTCCTGATTTCCAACTACTCGGAATACTATCGCCTTACTTCCTACTTCCGCCGCTACACCAAGGAAATGATCGGCGTCGCGCTGGGAATTAACAATCTACTGGAAGTCTTTAATGAGAAATACTACGAGTCACTCGAAGGCGGAATTCTCGAATCTTTCGGCCGTCTCTTCCGCAACGCCGTCAAACTTTTTGTCTATCCCATGCGGCAGAGCGCCTACGACTACTACACGCGAATGCAGGGAGAGGAGTTGAAAGATTCACCCGCTTCTAACATCAATCACGCACTCACAAAAACGGTCCTCATCAAGGCGACCAACCTGCAAGTTCCTTCCAATCTTTCCAACCTCTATCTCCATCTGCTGGAGAATGGTTATATCGAAAACATCGTCGGCTACGACACCTCGATTCTCGACGTTTTCTCCCGCGACGTGCTCAAGAAAATCGCCGCGCAAGACGCCACTTGGGAGCAGATGGTGCCGCAGCCCGTCGCCGATCTAATCAAGCAACGCCACTTGTATGGCTATCTCGATGCCGTTCCAGCCGTCACCTAA
- a CDS encoding glycosyltransferase family 39 protein, whose amino-acid sequence MRFKLEAHQSRLVLALFFVVSFLAYTWANHFPYFYHSDEESKALQLLYGYRNYWHPMLMLNATSLLGQLTGQLDNAQFITMVGRTLSAFFSSLGVVCFVQFAWRRKGPLVGILTGLLLLTLPLLFEVSHYCKEDPALFMGLALGLLALDYFLTTPDVRHVIFLGMAAGIATSAKYPGALLIVALLPVVFHRTRKLSFLFLLTVTLTVLAINWQWLTHIPELFAGIRRESGMLALGHDGVSGEFPHSDYWQILVYQHGWPMLITALLGLVLTQRHGEFFSVEFVLGFTALVILVFMSYSPKISDRYVLPIMAITIYLAACGVDILARFATPKSRPWVTAILIALVGFHPVYMLAGWVQDFRGDSRADLTAWAASHLSKNDRIATSLWTRLPGFYQGQFAAGTPPPDYVADLGTLDELRKMGYSWVAVADVECRRFDNPLQAGSAASQATFLRRRSFYQDLQSQADLRWSEPLGMVYNLHPGLQLYQLRR is encoded by the coding sequence ATGAGATTCAAGTTGGAAGCACACCAGAGCCGGCTGGTACTCGCCTTGTTTTTTGTAGTCTCTTTTCTAGCCTACACCTGGGCCAACCACTTTCCCTACTTTTATCATAGTGACGAGGAGAGCAAGGCGCTGCAACTCCTTTACGGCTATCGCAACTATTGGCATCCGATGTTGATGCTTAACGCCACTAGCTTGCTGGGACAACTTACAGGCCAGCTAGACAATGCCCAGTTTATTACCATGGTGGGGCGCACTCTTTCCGCCTTCTTCTCGTCGCTGGGAGTCGTCTGCTTTGTGCAATTTGCCTGGAGAAGAAAAGGGCCGCTGGTGGGAATTCTCACGGGCCTTCTACTGCTAACACTCCCCCTGCTTTTCGAGGTTAGTCATTACTGCAAGGAAGACCCCGCTCTCTTCATGGGACTTGCACTCGGCTTGCTGGCGCTCGACTACTTCCTAACCACACCAGACGTGCGCCACGTAATCTTTCTGGGCATGGCGGCGGGCATCGCCACGTCAGCCAAATATCCAGGCGCACTTCTCATCGTCGCCTTGCTTCCAGTCGTCTTCCATCGGACTCGCAAACTCTCATTTTTATTTCTCCTAACAGTCACTCTCACAGTGCTGGCGATCAACTGGCAATGGCTAACCCATATTCCAGAATTGTTCGCCGGCATCCGACGCGAAAGCGGAATGCTGGCACTCGGTCACGACGGCGTCTCCGGCGAATTTCCGCACTCCGACTACTGGCAGATTCTAGTCTATCAGCACGGCTGGCCCATGCTAATCACCGCCCTGCTCGGATTGGTTTTAACTCAACGCCACGGAGAGTTTTTTTCAGTCGAGTTTGTCCTCGGATTTACTGCCTTGGTCATTTTGGTCTTCATGAGTTACTCACCCAAGATTTCCGATCGCTACGTTCTTCCAATCATGGCGATTACCATCTATCTCGCAGCCTGCGGAGTCGATATTCTCGCCAGGTTCGCCACTCCGAAAAGCCGCCCTTGGGTCACCGCCATACTGATCGCGCTCGTCGGATTTCACCCTGTTTACATGCTAGCCGGCTGGGTCCAGGATTTTCGCGGGGACAGTCGCGCGGATCTCACTGCGTGGGCCGCCTCACACCTTTCTAAAAACGACCGAATAGCCACCAGTCTCTGGACGCGTTTGCCCGGTTTTTACCAAGGCCAGTTTGCCGCAGGCACGCCGCCACCCGACTACGTTGCCGACCTCGGAACGCTCGATGAGTTGCGCAAAATGGGCTACTCCTGGGTCGCTGTCGCCGACGTGGAATGCCGCCGATTCGACAATCCGCTCCAGGCTGGCAGCGCCGCGTCGCAAGCCACCTTTCTCCGCCGGCGCAGCTTCTATCAGGACCTCCAGTCCCAGGCCGATCTGCGCTGGAGCGAGCCGCTCGGAATGGTCTATAACCTGCACCCCGGGCTGCAGCTTTATCAGCTTCGCCGCTAG